In a single window of the Carassius gibelio isolate Cgi1373 ecotype wild population from Czech Republic chromosome A12, carGib1.2-hapl.c, whole genome shotgun sequence genome:
- the muc13b gene encoding LOW QUALITY PROTEIN: mucin-13b (The sequence of the model RefSeq protein was modified relative to this genomic sequence to represent the inferred CDS: substituted 1 base at 1 genomic stop codon): MNIPLKTILIFCLVAASTAQTHEKTRTGTFTKNSVGTNPTANTPATTTVNTTTTTTQAPGEISNVTFTTEKTTNSTDNTSASTTPDTITVTTKTTTKQGPCVPNPCIGDSKCEERFDDFFACICRPGLIYLEMRGCIQTKVFPGTLTLNRTFDPNMANKMSEEFHLIAGEIENNLKEILGNDNGYIKSTVLSLSKGSVIADVQNFYDLSSNATSVSVANKIENNKFVHFNLYTQFTXDSVCDLDICDNTTTKACEEQETSGTARCTCKEGYIRSQFTSLSCHSCPNGDMAVGEDSCKKCSFGFSGFNCSDPYLLVVIAVSTVLGVLLIIFIVALIVVSCRNQKGSSSSQVDFSSNYGNKELHKPTGVPRIPRANPDTSLKSTNLEMADSGSNQALVTRDRPESKTHYYEGVSYRGQVPSVYSSNGGRGEENGGVHNPYFRQDDDRMRRY; encoded by the exons CTCATGAGAAGACAAGGACTGGTACTTTTACCAAAAACTCTGTGGGAACTAATCCTACAGCCAATACTCCGGCCACCACAACTGTTAACACCACAACCACTACGACACAAG CTCCTGGGGAGATAAGTAATGTCACTTTTACCACAGAAAAAACAACTAATTCTACAGACAATACTTCTGCCAGCACAACTCCTGACACCATAACTGTTACCACCAAAACCACTACGAAACAAG GTCCCTGTGTTCCAAATCCTTGTATTGGAGACAGTAAATGTGAAGAACGATTTGATGACTTCTTTGCTTGCATCTGCCGACCTGGACTGATTTACTTGGAAATGAGAGGCTGTATTCAAA cAAAGGTCTTCCCAGGTACTTTAACTTTGAACAGGACTTTTGATCCAAATATGGCTAACAAAATGTCTGAAGAGTTTCATCTGATAGCAGGTGAAATTGAGAATAAT CTCAAAGAAATCCTGGGTAATGACAATGGCTACATTAAGTCCACCGTTTTGAGTCTAAG CAAAGGCAGTGTAATTGCAGACGTTCAGAATTTCTATGACTTGTCATCCAATGCCACATCAGTTTCAGTTGCAAATAAGATTGAAAATAACAA atttgtacattttaacttATATACTCAATTCACATGAGACAGTGTGTGTGATCTTGACATTTGTGACAATACCACCACCAAAGCCTGTGAAGAACAAGAGACTAGTGGTACTGCAAGGTGTACTTGCAAAGAAGGGTACATCAGGTCACAATTCACATCACTTTCCTGCCATT CTTGTCCAAATGGGGATATGGCGGTGGGTGAAGACAGCTGTAAAAA GTGTTCTTTTGGTTTCTCTGGATTTAATTGCAGTGATC CATATCTTTTGGTTGTGATCGCGGTGTCCACTGTGTTGGGTGTATTGCTGATTATCTTTATTGTTGCCCTGATAGTTGTAAGCTGCAG GAATCAAAAGGGAAGCTCCTCATCCCAGGTAGATTTTAGCTCAAACTATGGCAATAAGGAATTACATAAACCTACCGGAGTTCCCAGGATTCCTCGGGCCAACCCTGACACTAGCTTGAAGTCTACAAATCTGGAGATGGCAGATAGTGGGAGCAATCAGGCACTGGTGACCAGAGATCGCCCAGAGAGCAAAACG CACTACTACGAGGGCGTGAGCTATAGGGGTCAAGTTCCTTCAGTGTACTCCAGCAATGGCGGGAGAGGAGAGGAAAATGGTGGTGTTCACAACCCATACTTTCGACAAGATGATGACAGAATGCGCAGATATTaa